A part of Misgurnus anguillicaudatus chromosome 6, ASM2758022v2, whole genome shotgun sequence genomic DNA contains:
- the LOC129436893 gene encoding uncharacterized protein, producing the protein MGQGNSKGGTKSMDLENGIYARVIKSKGTGALESVNMWEKKYNFPPKGTLSVKALTLLREKIIADGREMRAQSKINTKDELVQTKSELNIKEWLEVALQNQKKQEKENKAQCLPASDCLQDETNSLFFPPPYAPVRTPPGVHFQCTRVPLLDDDLQPPPQRRPPPPPAPPVQQPPQVQQPARQPPPSAPPQMQEQPHGAGSEIIDLDTTVEEDEGEPQIKKEPGAIPKVKGERQIVTRGTAKISLQAPMIQVAGPEGQPMLVYRPYGWQEIQEMGGHFSPVEVGGTVMAEELIQFCRTYSPRIQEVKKILEKRHGFRLGTKMTGKWPDDSAPTHPDWNHDSNLPYRNAVEQIAKALKDIYPVTVNTQRLTQTKQKPDEPVEEYLNRLTTVFEQCSGMLKPEGVNINTGDVTSWESYLKQMFLGGLQPDISAKVKQTCIGWESGKLGEVVTHSLHAERLLDEDKRKKQRKADQQLSSAFAKIGEWTQPQQTQRNFSSQGQRFRDNGQQKEKEKRRGKQWPEDPKEKICWYCGKKGHLKSQCFHFLKTQGTEDFQAGAGNLPACKEKGD; encoded by the coding sequence ATGGGTCAGGGTAATTCGAAAGGGGgtacaaagtcaatggatctGGAAAATGGCATATATGCTCGAGTTATCAAATCAAAGGGCACGGGGGCGTTAGAAAGTGTGAACATGTGGGAGAAAAAGTATAACTTTCCTCCTAAAGGAACACTGAGTGTAAAAGCACTCACTTTATTAAGGGAAAAGATCATTGCGGATGGCAGAGAAATGAGAGCGCAGAGTAAGATAAATACCAAGGACGAACTGGTTCAGACTAAATCAGAGCTGAACATTAAAGAATGGTTAGAGGTGGCCTTGCAAAATCAAAAAAAGCaggaaaaagaaaacaaagcaCAATGTTTGCCTGCTTCAGATTGTTTACAAGATGAAACTAATTCTCTGTTTTTTCCTCCTCCCTATGCACCTGTACGTACCCCACCTGGGGTACATTTCCAATGCACAAGGGTACCGCTTCTGGACGATGACCTCCAACCCCCTCCACAACGTCGCCCTCCACCACCACCTGCTCCACCAGTTCAACAACCCCCGCAGGTACAACAGCCAGCACGACAACCACCACCTTCTGCTCCCCCGCAGATGCAAGAACAGCCACATGGAGCAGGATCAGAAATCATCGACCTCGACACCACGGTAGAGGAGGATGAAGGGGAACCTCAGATAAAGAAAGAACCGGGGGCAATTCCTAAAGTGAAGGGTGAGAGGCAGATAGTCACCAGAGGAACAGCTAAAATCAGCCTTCAAGCACCCATGATCCAAGTCGCAGGGCCGGAGGGTCAACCGATGCTGGTGTACAGGCCCTATGGATGGCAGGAAATCCAGGAGATGGGAGGACACTTTTCCCCTGTTGAGGTAGGAGGAACAGTAATGGCTGAAGAATTAATTCAGTTTTGTCGAACTTATTCACCCAGAATCCAGGAAGTGAAAAAGATCCTGGAAAAGAGACATGGTTTTCGGCTGGGAACGAAAATGACGGGGAAATGGCCTGATGACAGCGCACCCACACATCCTGACTGGAACCACGACAGCAACCTGCCTTATCGAAATGCTGTGGAACAAATTGCAAAGGCCCTCAAGGACATCTACCCGGTAACAGTAAACACTCAGAGACTGACTCAAACTAAGCAAAAACCCGATGAACCGGTTGAAGAATATCTGAATCGTTTAACCACCGTATTTGAACAATGCTCAGGAATGTTGAAACCAGAGGGAGTAAACATCAACACAGGAGACGTAACATCATGGGAATCTTATCTCAAGCAGATGTTCCTGGGAGGACTTCAACCTGACATTTCAGCAAAGGTAAAACAAACCTGCATCGGGTGGGAGTCGGGAAAACTGGGCGAGGTTGTCACACATTCTCTGCACGCTGAACGCCTGCTAGATGAAGACAAACGAAAAAAGCAGAGAAAGGCGGACCAACAGTTATCTTCAGCTTTTGCCAAGATAGGAGAATGGACACAGCCACAACAAACCCAGCGCAATTTCTCTTCACAAGGACAACGCTTCCGAGACAACGGACAGCAGAAAGAAAAGGAGAAGAGGAGAGGAAAACAGTGGCCGGAAGACCCAAAAGAAAAAATTTGCTGGTATTGCGGGAAGAAAGGACATTTGAAATCCCAATGTTTCCATTTCTTGAAAACTCAAGGGACAGAGGATTTCCAAGCGGGCGCGGGAAACTTGCCGGCGTGTAAGGAAAAGGGCGACTGA